One part of the Leclercia sp. LSNIH1 genome encodes these proteins:
- the araG gene encoding L-arabinose ABC transporter ATP-binding protein AraG, translating to MQQSEPYLSFRGIGKTFPGVNALTDISFDCYAGQVHALMGENGAGKSTLLKILSGNYTPTTGTLAIQGKEVAFADTTAALNAGVAIIYQELHLVPEMTVAENIYLGQLPHKGGFVNRSLLNYEAGLQLKHLGLDIDPQTPLKYLSIGQWQMVEIAKALARNAKIIAFDEPTSSLSAREIENLFRVIRELRKEGRIILYVSHRMEEIFALSDAITVFKDGRYVRTFSDMQQVNHDLLVQAMVGRELGDIYHWEPRQYGGELLRLEEVKARGVRTPISLTVRSGEIVGLFGLVGAGRSELMKGLFGGTRITAGQVFIDGQPVDIQKPAHAIRAGMMLCPEDRKAEGIIPVHSVRDNINISARRKTIRAGCLINDTWEVSNADHHIRSLNIKTPGAEQLIMNLSGGNQQKAILGRWLSEEMKVILLDEPTRGIDVGAKHEIYNVIYALAKRGVAVLFASSDLPEVLGVADRIVVMREGAIAGELLHEQANEQQALSLAMPKVSQAVA from the coding sequence ATGCAACAGTCTGAACCGTATCTCTCTTTTCGCGGCATCGGCAAAACCTTTCCCGGTGTCAACGCGCTGACCGACATCAGCTTTGACTGCTATGCGGGTCAGGTTCATGCCCTGATGGGTGAGAACGGCGCCGGAAAATCCACGCTGTTGAAGATCCTCAGCGGTAACTACACCCCCACGACAGGCACCCTCGCCATCCAGGGCAAAGAGGTCGCCTTCGCGGACACCACCGCCGCGCTGAATGCCGGTGTCGCCATCATCTACCAGGAACTGCATCTGGTGCCGGAGATGACCGTGGCGGAGAACATCTATCTTGGGCAGCTTCCGCATAAGGGCGGTTTTGTTAACCGTTCGCTGCTCAACTATGAGGCCGGTCTGCAACTGAAGCACCTTGGGCTGGATATTGATCCCCAGACCCCACTGAAGTATCTCTCCATCGGCCAGTGGCAGATGGTGGAGATTGCCAAGGCGTTGGCGCGCAATGCCAAAATTATCGCTTTTGACGAACCCACCAGCTCGCTGTCGGCGCGTGAAATCGAGAACCTGTTCCGGGTGATCCGCGAGCTGCGCAAAGAGGGGCGCATCATTCTGTATGTGTCGCACCGTATGGAAGAGATCTTCGCCCTCAGCGACGCTATTACCGTGTTTAAAGATGGTCGCTATGTCCGCACCTTCAGCGACATGCAGCAGGTCAACCACGACCTGCTGGTGCAGGCGATGGTGGGGCGCGAACTGGGTGATATCTATCACTGGGAACCGCGCCAGTATGGCGGCGAACTGCTGCGCCTTGAAGAGGTTAAAGCCCGGGGCGTACGCACCCCGATAAGCCTGACGGTGCGCAGCGGTGAAATCGTTGGCCTCTTCGGGCTGGTAGGGGCAGGGCGCAGCGAGCTGATGAAAGGGTTGTTTGGCGGCACCCGCATCACCGCAGGCCAGGTGTTTATCGACGGCCAGCCTGTCGATATTCAGAAACCGGCCCATGCCATTCGCGCAGGGATGATGCTCTGCCCGGAAGACCGCAAGGCCGAAGGGATCATCCCGGTGCACTCGGTACGGGATAACATCAATATCTCGGCCCGCCGGAAGACCATCCGTGCCGGATGCCTGATTAACGACACCTGGGAGGTTAGCAACGCCGATCACCACATTCGTTCGCTTAACATCAAAACCCCGGGCGCGGAACAGCTGATCATGAACCTCTCCGGTGGCAACCAGCAAAAGGCCATTCTGGGCCGCTGGCTGTCGGAAGAGATGAAGGTGATCCTGCTGGATGAACCGACGCGCGGTATCGACGTGGGCGCCAAGCACGAAATCTATAACGTCATTTATGCCCTGGCAAAACGTGGCGTGGCGGTGCTCTTCGCCTCCAGCGATCTGCCGGAAGTACTGGGCGTGGCCGACCGTATCGTGGTGATGCGTGAAGGGGCCATTGCCGGTGAATTGCTACATGAACAGGCGAATGAACAGCAGGCGTTAAGCCTCGCCATGCCTAAAGTCAGCCAGGCTGTCGCCTGA
- a CDS encoding RpiB/LacA/LacB family sugar-phosphate isomerase has translation MKIALMMENSQAQKNAIILKELNAVAEEKGFPVYNVGMSDENDHHLTYIHLGIMASILLNSKAVDFVVTGCGTGQGALMSLNIHPGVVCGYCIDPADAFLFAQINNGNALALPFAKGFGWGAELNVRFIFEKAFTGRKGEGYPPERKEPQVRNAGILNQVKAAVVKENYLDTLRAIDPELVKTAVTGQRFQQCFFENCQDKEIEAFVRGIIG, from the coding sequence ATGAAAATTGCACTGATGATGGAAAACAGCCAGGCGCAAAAAAACGCCATCATCCTCAAGGAATTGAACGCCGTTGCTGAAGAGAAAGGTTTCCCGGTTTATAACGTTGGGATGAGCGACGAAAACGATCACCACCTGACCTATATTCATCTGGGGATCATGGCGAGCATTCTGCTGAACTCTAAAGCGGTTGATTTCGTGGTGACCGGTTGCGGTACCGGCCAGGGTGCGCTGATGTCCCTGAACATCCACCCGGGCGTGGTGTGTGGCTACTGCATCGATCCTGCTGACGCCTTCCTGTTTGCACAGATCAACAACGGTAACGCACTCGCCCTGCCATTTGCCAAAGGCTTCGGCTGGGGTGCAGAGCTGAACGTGCGCTTTATCTTTGAAAAAGCCTTCACTGGCCGTAAAGGCGAAGGTTATCCGCCAGAGCGTAAAGAGCCTCAGGTTCGCAACGCGGGCATCCTGAATCAGGTGAAAGCGGCTGTGGTGAAAGAGAACTATCTCGACACCCTGCGCGCCATCGATCCGGAGCTGGTTAAAACTGCGGTTACCGGTCAGCGTTTCCAGCAGTGCTTCTTCGAGAACTGCCAGGATAAAGAGATCGAAGCCTTTGTCCGCGGTATTATCGGCTAA
- the araF gene encoding arabinose ABC transporter substrate-binding protein AraF: MHKFTKALAAIGLAAVMSQSAMAENLKLGFLVKQPEEPWFQTEWKFADKAGKDLGFEVIKIAVPDGEKTLNAIDSLAASGAKGFVICTPDPKLGSAIVAKARGYDMKVIAVDDQFVNAKGKPMDTVPLVMMAATKIGERQGQELYKEMQKRGWDVKDTAVMAITADELDTARRRTSGSMEALKAAGFPEKQIYKVPTKSNDIPGAFDAANSMLVQHSEVKHWLVVGMNDNTVLGGVRATEGQGFKAADVIGIGINGVDAVSELSKAQATGFYGSLLPSPDVHGYKSSEMLYNWVTKGAEPAKFTEVTDVVLITRDNFKAELEKKGLGGK; the protein is encoded by the coding sequence ATGCACAAATTTACTAAAGCGCTGGCGGCCATCGGTCTGGCTGCCGTTATGTCACAATCCGCTATGGCGGAGAACCTGAAGCTCGGTTTCCTGGTGAAGCAACCGGAAGAGCCATGGTTCCAGACAGAGTGGAAATTTGCCGATAAAGCCGGGAAAGATTTGGGTTTTGAAGTCATTAAAATTGCTGTGCCTGATGGTGAAAAAACGCTGAACGCCATCGACAGCCTGGCAGCCAGCGGCGCGAAAGGGTTTGTCATCTGTACTCCGGATCCAAAACTGGGCTCGGCTATCGTGGCGAAAGCGCGTGGCTACGACATGAAAGTCATCGCTGTGGACGATCAGTTCGTGAACGCCAAGGGCAAGCCGATGGATACCGTGCCGCTGGTGATGATGGCGGCGACCAAAATCGGCGAGCGCCAGGGCCAGGAGCTCTATAAAGAGATGCAAAAACGCGGCTGGGACGTGAAGGACACCGCGGTTATGGCGATCACCGCCGATGAACTGGATACCGCACGCCGTCGCACCTCCGGTTCGATGGAAGCCCTGAAAGCGGCCGGCTTCCCGGAAAAACAGATCTACAAAGTGCCAACCAAATCCAACGACATCCCGGGCGCTTTCGATGCGGCCAACTCCATGCTGGTGCAGCACTCTGAAGTGAAACACTGGCTGGTGGTGGGGATGAACGACAACACCGTCCTGGGCGGCGTGCGCGCCACCGAAGGCCAGGGCTTCAAAGCGGCAGATGTTATCGGCATCGGCATCAACGGCGTTGATGCGGTGAGCGAGCTTTCTAAAGCGCAGGCCACCGGCTTCTACGGTTCTCTGCTGCCAAGCCCGGACGTACATGGCTATAAATCCAGCGAAATGCTCTACAACTGGGTCACCAAAGGTGCCGAGCCAGCGAAATTCACTGAAGTTACCGACGTGGTGTTGATCACCCGTGACAACTTCAAAGCAGAGCTGGAGAAAAAGGGACTGGGCGGTAAGTAA
- the uspC gene encoding universal stress protein UspC — protein MSYSHILVSVSVSPESHQLIAKAVAIARPTQARITVVTLMAEPEMYNQLAAPMLEDIRGVLQEETRQFLDELIARAEYPIAQTLCATGELSEQISDICQKQKVDLVICGNHNHSFFSRAACSAKTIVSNSQVDVLLIPLGAE, from the coding sequence ATGAGCTATTCCCATATCCTTGTTTCTGTTTCAGTTTCTCCTGAAAGTCATCAATTGATCGCCAAAGCGGTTGCTATCGCCAGGCCAACGCAGGCGCGTATTACGGTGGTCACGTTAATGGCCGAACCAGAGATGTATAATCAACTGGCAGCACCGATGCTGGAAGATATTCGTGGTGTTCTTCAGGAGGAAACCAGGCAATTTCTTGACGAGCTCATTGCCCGCGCAGAATATCCCATCGCGCAAACTTTGTGCGCGACAGGAGAATTAAGCGAGCAGATAAGTGATATATGTCAAAAGCAAAAGGTAGACCTGGTGATATGCGGAAATCACAACCACAGCTTTTTTTCACGCGCAGCATGTTCCGCTAAAACAATCGTCAGCAACAGTCAGGTTGATGTGCTTTTAATTCCACTCGGCGCAGAATAA
- the otsA gene encoding alpha,alpha-trehalose-phosphate synthase: MGRLIVVSNRIAPPDDKKASAGGLAVGVLGALKNTGGLWFGWSGEIGNEDKPLKKVTRGNITWASFNLSEQNYDEYYSQFSNAVLWPAFHYRLDLVKFKREAWEGYTRVNSLLADKLLPLVQQDDVLWIHDYHLLPFAGELRKRGVNNRIGFFLHIPFPTPEIFNALPPSDELLEELCDYDLLGFQTENDRLAFLDSVASKTRLTAHDDDSHSAWGKRFRTEVYPIGIEPDEIIEQASGPLPPKLAQLKEELKHVKNIFSVERLDYSKGLPERFQAYETLLENYPEHHGKIRYTQIAPTSRGEVQAYQDIRHQLENEAGRINGRYGQLGWTPLFYLNQHFERKILMKVFRYADVGLVTPLRDGMNLVAKEYVAAQDPADPGVLVLSQFAGAANELTSALIVNPYDRDDVANALHRALNMPLTERISRHADMMKVIRENDIDRWQARFIEDLNQITPRSVESNLQKKVATFPKLA; the protein is encoded by the coding sequence ATGGGTCGCTTGATCGTAGTTTCTAATCGCATCGCTCCCCCGGATGATAAAAAAGCCAGCGCAGGTGGACTGGCTGTTGGGGTGCTGGGGGCGTTAAAAAATACGGGGGGGCTCTGGTTTGGCTGGAGTGGAGAGATTGGTAATGAGGACAAACCGCTAAAAAAGGTGACGCGCGGGAATATCACCTGGGCTTCATTTAATCTCAGTGAACAGAATTACGATGAGTATTACAGCCAGTTCTCCAACGCCGTGCTGTGGCCTGCGTTCCACTATCGCCTCGACCTGGTAAAGTTTAAGCGCGAGGCCTGGGAAGGGTACACGCGGGTCAATAGCCTGCTGGCCGATAAGCTGCTGCCGTTAGTCCAGCAGGACGACGTGCTATGGATCCACGATTATCATCTGCTGCCGTTTGCCGGCGAGCTGCGCAAGCGCGGCGTAAACAACCGGATTGGCTTCTTCCTGCATATTCCGTTCCCGACCCCGGAGATCTTCAACGCGCTGCCGCCGAGCGACGAGCTGCTTGAAGAGCTTTGTGATTACGACTTGCTGGGCTTCCAGACCGAAAATGACCGCCTGGCCTTCCTTGACAGCGTGGCCAGCAAAACGCGCCTGACGGCGCATGACGATGACTCGCACTCCGCCTGGGGCAAGCGCTTCCGCACTGAGGTCTATCCGATTGGTATTGAGCCGGACGAGATTATCGAGCAGGCCTCCGGGCCACTACCGCCTAAGCTGGCGCAGCTGAAAGAAGAGCTGAAGCACGTAAAAAACATCTTTTCCGTTGAGCGTCTCGATTACTCCAAAGGGCTGCCGGAACGCTTCCAGGCTTACGAGACCCTGCTGGAGAATTATCCTGAGCACCACGGTAAGATCCGCTATACCCAAATCGCACCGACCTCGCGCGGCGAGGTGCAGGCCTATCAGGACATCCGACATCAGCTTGAGAACGAAGCCGGTCGCATTAACGGCCGTTACGGCCAGTTGGGCTGGACGCCGCTGTTCTATCTCAACCAGCATTTTGAACGCAAGATCCTGATGAAGGTCTTCCGCTATGCCGATGTCGGCCTGGTCACGCCGCTGCGTGACGGGATGAACCTGGTGGCGAAGGAGTATGTCGCCGCGCAGGATCCGGCCGATCCGGGCGTGCTGGTGCTGTCGCAATTTGCGGGTGCTGCCAATGAGCTCACCTCGGCGCTGATCGTTAACCCGTACGATCGGGACGATGTGGCCAATGCTCTGCACCGTGCGCTGAATATGCCCCTCACGGAGCGTATTTCACGTCATGCCGACATGATGAAAGTGATCCGCGAAAATGACATAGACCGCTGGCAGGCGCGCTTCATTGAGGACCTGAACCAGATCACTCCCCGCAGCGTGGAGAGCAATCTGCAAAAAAAGGTCGCAACCTTTCCTAAATTAGCCTGA
- a CDS encoding non-heme ferritin-like protein: protein MAVSDMITRLNTQMNLEFHASNLSLHLSEWCSEHQLTGSATFLRLQAQSNVTQMMRVFDFLKASGAMPVLKPVDMTDEECNCLEAVFQRTLEEYEQRCQTLNQLTDEARKMKDTSTLNFLHDIEKEQQQDGVLLKTILDEVRKARLTGMGLEQTDRQLLNVVSRQHH from the coding sequence ATGGCTGTCTCGGATATGATCACCAGGCTCAACACGCAGATGAACCTCGAGTTTCATGCGTCTAATCTCTCTTTGCACCTCAGCGAGTGGTGTTCAGAACATCAGCTAACCGGTTCCGCGACTTTCCTGCGCCTCCAGGCGCAGAGCAACGTTACGCAAATGATGCGCGTTTTCGATTTTTTAAAAGCATCAGGCGCTATGCCGGTTTTGAAACCCGTGGATATGACTGACGAAGAGTGCAATTGCCTGGAAGCAGTTTTCCAGCGCACGCTGGAAGAGTATGAGCAGCGCTGTCAGACGCTGAATCAATTAACGGATGAAGCGCGGAAAATGAAAGACACTTCTACGCTTAACTTCCTGCATGATATTGAGAAAGAACAGCAGCAGGATGGAGTATTACTCAAAACCATCCTTGATGAAGTTCGCAAGGCACGTCTCACCGGCATGGGTCTGGAACAGACCGATCGCCAGCTGCTTAACGTCGTCAGCCGTCAGCACCACTGA
- a CDS encoding DJ-1 family glyoxalase III, whose protein sequence is MAKVAVLLAPGFEEAEAIITIDILRRLNIEVDTLACAESRAVVSYHNIPMVADSTLSEKIDSYYDAVVLPGGPQGSVNLAASADVVRFVAAHDEAGKFIAPICSAAARVLGGNGLLKGRRYVCSGELWQEIQDGEYVDAPVVEDGNLISGKGLGHAFDFALTLSARLLGEEAPVRDHAEHIYYPW, encoded by the coding sequence ATGGCAAAAGTAGCGGTGCTGCTGGCACCCGGATTTGAAGAGGCGGAGGCGATTATCACTATTGATATCCTGCGCCGTCTCAACATTGAGGTAGATACCCTGGCCTGCGCCGAGTCGCGGGCGGTTGTGAGCTACCATAATATCCCGATGGTGGCGGACAGCACCCTCAGCGAAAAAATCGACAGTTACTACGATGCGGTCGTATTACCCGGCGGCCCGCAGGGCAGCGTGAATCTGGCGGCCAGTGCCGATGTGGTGCGTTTTGTCGCCGCGCATGACGAAGCGGGTAAATTTATCGCTCCAATTTGTTCGGCTGCGGCGCGTGTGCTGGGCGGCAATGGCCTGTTAAAAGGGCGTCGCTATGTCTGCTCGGGGGAACTCTGGCAGGAGATTCAGGACGGCGAATATGTCGATGCGCCAGTGGTGGAAGATGGCAACCTCATCAGCGGCAAGGGACTGGGCCATGCCTTTGACTTTGCGCTGACGCTCTCAGCACGTCTGCTGGGTGAGGAAGCACCGGTACGCGATCACGCCGAGCATATCTACTATCCCTGGTAA
- the ftnA gene encoding non-heme ferritin: MLKSEMIDKLNEQMNLELYSSLLYQQMSAWCSYHSFEGAAAFMRRHAQEEMTHMQRLFDYLTDTGSLPRINPVASPFAEYASLDELFRATYEHEQLITQKINELVHAAMTSQDYPTFNFLQWYVAEQHEEEKLFKSVIDKLTLAGKSGEGLYFIDKELSTLDAQN, from the coding sequence ATGCTTAAAAGTGAAATGATCGACAAGCTCAATGAGCAAATGAATCTGGAGCTTTACTCCTCCCTGCTCTATCAACAGATGAGTGCCTGGTGTAGCTATCACAGTTTTGAAGGCGCGGCGGCGTTTATGCGTCGTCACGCCCAGGAAGAGATGACACACATGCAGCGTCTCTTTGATTATCTTACAGATACCGGCAGCCTGCCGCGCATCAACCCGGTAGCATCGCCATTTGCAGAATATGCCTCATTAGATGAACTGTTCCGCGCTACCTACGAGCATGAACAGCTGATCACACAAAAAATTAACGAACTGGTACACGCGGCTATGACCAGCCAGGATTATCCCACCTTTAATTTCCTGCAGTGGTATGTGGCAGAACAGCACGAAGAAGAGAAGCTGTTTAAATCGGTTATCGATAAACTCACCCTGGCCGGAAAATCGGGTGAAGGTCTGTACTTTATTGATAAAGAGCTGTCGACGCTCGATGCCCAAAATTAA
- the yecR gene encoding YecR family lipoprotein, whose product MKRLCTVGLVLLLAGCGITRKAEVSSVDVTSGVVRLDYGQPLFQTSYDDAYVTSGTATRECQAMGYSTAQAYGQPIETCSVISGSLCLNKTVTIQYQCHGYAPAPAVTTSAYY is encoded by the coding sequence ATGAAGAGATTATGCACGGTCGGTCTGGTGCTGTTACTGGCAGGTTGCGGTATTACCCGCAAAGCTGAAGTGAGCAGCGTCGATGTCACCTCGGGGGTCGTCAGGCTTGATTATGGTCAGCCACTATTCCAGACCTCTTATGATGATGCTTATGTAACAAGTGGCACTGCCACCCGCGAATGTCAGGCCATGGGATACAGTACGGCCCAGGCCTACGGTCAGCCGATCGAAACCTGTAGCGTGATCAGCGGCTCGTTGTGTCTGAACAAAACCGTCACTATCCAGTACCAGTGCCACGGTTACGCCCCCGCCCCTGCCGTCACGACCTCGGCTTATTACTAA
- the otsB gene encoding trehalose-phosphatase: MADTLTSPPLLSENFAYFFDLDGTLATIKPHPDEVVVPAEVLQALNQLAQLNEGALALISGRSMAELDQLARPYRFPLAGVHGAERRDIHGHSQSVSLPPDLIQTLHAQLTTALLYLPGTELEAKGMAFAIHYRQAQEYEKNIFALAEQIVHDNPQLSLQPGKCVVEIKPRGIHKGEAISAFMHEAPFLGRTPVFFGDDLTDEHGFEVVNQLKGVSVKVGAGETKASWRLATVPDVWQWVIKAANHQQEQEIAQINRRKPYGSLDRSF; the protein is encoded by the coding sequence GTGGCCGATACGTTAACTTCACCGCCTTTACTATCAGAAAACTTTGCGTACTTTTTCGACCTCGACGGGACCCTTGCTACCATCAAGCCACACCCCGATGAGGTAGTTGTTCCCGCAGAAGTATTACAGGCACTGAATCAGCTGGCACAGCTGAATGAGGGGGCACTGGCATTGATATCAGGGCGTTCAATGGCCGAGCTGGACCAGCTCGCCAGACCCTACCGTTTCCCGCTTGCCGGTGTACACGGGGCGGAGCGCCGCGACATCCATGGTCATTCGCAATCCGTTTCCCTTCCCCCGGATCTGATCCAGACGCTGCATGCGCAGCTTACAACGGCGCTTTTATATCTGCCTGGCACCGAACTTGAAGCCAAAGGGATGGCATTTGCAATCCACTACCGTCAGGCTCAGGAATATGAGAAGAATATTTTCGCCCTGGCGGAACAGATCGTGCACGACAATCCGCAGCTGTCACTCCAGCCTGGTAAATGCGTGGTCGAAATCAAACCGAGAGGGATCCACAAAGGCGAGGCTATCTCAGCCTTTATGCATGAAGCGCCTTTCCTCGGCAGAACGCCGGTTTTCTTTGGTGATGACCTCACCGATGAGCATGGCTTTGAAGTGGTGAATCAGCTTAAAGGGGTATCAGTGAAAGTCGGCGCAGGTGAGACCAAAGCCAGCTGGCGGCTGGCTACGGTACCTGATGTCTGGCAATGGGTAATTAAAGCCGCTAACCATCAACAAGAACAAGAAATAGCGCAAATTAACAGGAGAAAACCTTATGGGTCGCTTGATCGTAGTTTCTAA
- a CDS encoding DUF2766 family protein — translation MSQNLSADQELISDVVACQLVIKQILDVIEIIAPAEVREKMSSQLKNIDFASNPASADPVTLRAVQKAIALIELKFTPQGESH, via the coding sequence ATGTCTCAAAACCTGAGTGCCGATCAGGAACTGATCTCTGACGTCGTTGCATGCCAGCTGGTCATCAAACAAATTCTTGATGTGATTGAAATCATTGCTCCCGCAGAAGTGCGCGAGAAAATGTCCAGTCAGCTGAAAAACATCGATTTCGCCAGCAATCCTGCGTCGGCCGACCCTGTTACGCTGCGCGCCGTGCAGAAAGCCATTGCGCTGATCGAGCTGAAATTCACGCCGCAGGGTGAGTCTCACTAA
- the azuC gene encoding stress response protein AzuC, which translates to MKLRKILKSMFESYCKTFKDVPPGAMF; encoded by the coding sequence ATGAAATTGCGCAAAATTCTGAAAAGCATGTTCGAATCCTACTGCAAGACCTTTAAGGACGTACCGCCAGGCGCGATGTTCTGA
- the araH gene encoding arabinose ABC transporter permease AraH: MSSVTTSGAPKSAFSFGRIWDQYGMLVVFAVLFLGCAIFVPNFATFINMKGLGLAISMSGMVACGMLFCLASGDFDLSVASVIACAGVTTAVVINMTESLWIGVAAGLLLGVLSGLVNGFVIARLKINALITTLATMQIVRGLAYIISDGKAVGIEDERFFTLGYANWLGLPAPIWLTVGCLIIFGFLLNRTTFGRNTLAIGGNEEAARLAGVPVVRTKIIIFVLSGLVSAAAGIILASRMTSGQPMTSIGYELIVISACVLGGVSLKGGIGKISYVVAGILILGTVENAMNLLNISPFSQYVVRGLILLAAVIFDRYKQKAKRTV; the protein is encoded by the coding sequence ATGTCCTCTGTCACTACATCCGGAGCGCCAAAATCGGCCTTCAGCTTTGGGCGGATCTGGGATCAATACGGCATGCTGGTCGTGTTTGCCGTACTGTTCCTCGGCTGCGCCATCTTTGTGCCTAACTTCGCCACCTTCATTAACATGAAAGGGCTGGGGCTCGCCATCTCCATGTCGGGCATGGTGGCCTGCGGGATGCTGTTCTGTCTGGCATCCGGCGACTTCGACCTGTCGGTCGCCTCGGTTATCGCCTGTGCGGGTGTCACCACTGCAGTGGTCATTAACATGACCGAAAGCCTGTGGATTGGTGTGGCGGCCGGGCTGCTGCTCGGTGTGCTCAGCGGGCTGGTGAACGGCTTCGTGATTGCGCGCCTGAAAATCAATGCCCTGATCACCACGCTCGCCACCATGCAGATTGTGCGCGGGCTGGCCTATATCATCTCTGACGGTAAAGCGGTGGGGATTGAAGATGAGCGCTTCTTTACCCTCGGCTACGCCAACTGGCTCGGTCTGCCAGCCCCTATCTGGCTGACCGTCGGCTGTCTGATCATCTTTGGTTTCCTGCTCAACAGAACCACTTTTGGCCGTAATACCCTGGCGATTGGTGGTAATGAAGAGGCGGCGCGTCTGGCGGGTGTGCCGGTGGTACGGACCAAGATCATCATCTTCGTGCTTTCCGGTCTGGTGTCGGCGGCGGCGGGGATTATTCTGGCTTCACGTATGACCAGCGGCCAGCCAATGACCTCTATCGGCTATGAGCTGATCGTCATCTCAGCCTGCGTTTTAGGTGGCGTATCGCTGAAGGGCGGCATCGGAAAAATCTCATATGTGGTGGCCGGGATACTGATTCTCGGCACGGTTGAGAACGCCATGAATCTGCTGAACATCTCCCCGTTCTCGCAGTATGTGGTACGTGGCCTAATCCTGCTTGCGGCGGTGATTTTCGACCGTTACAAGCAAAAAGCAAAGCGCACCGTTTAA
- a CDS encoding MFS transporter produces MTENHSAKAASGISPAALLVAGAFFMEFLDGTVIATALPDMAKSFGVQAVDLNLGISAYLITLAVLIPASGWIADRFGARKVFTLALAIFTLASVLCGLATSVDQFIAMRVLQGMGGALMVPVGRLAVLRTTPKHLLITAIATLTWPALVAPIIGPPLGGFITSYANWRWIFFINVPLGLIAIVLALRIIPDIYEEIRRPFDTPGFIATSVAMVSLVYAMEMMGAQEVNTGVTLALLATGMVTMIYALRHFRRTEWPMIRLDALQVPTFRVTMFGGSLFRASISAVPFLLPLLFQVGFGMDAFHSGLLVLAVFVGNLTIKPATTPLLRGLGFKKLLLINGALNVLALLACAFLTPQTPVWVIMLVLYLGGLFRSIQFTAISTLAFADVPSPQMSYANTLFSTATQLAVGLGITLGAIGIRIGELCSEWLGMASLPGISFRLAFVAIALVCLLGMVDTLRLVKDAGSAVSRKEA; encoded by the coding sequence ATGACTGAAAATCACTCCGCTAAAGCGGCCAGCGGGATCTCTCCCGCCGCGCTGCTGGTGGCCGGCGCGTTCTTTATGGAGTTTCTGGACGGTACGGTGATCGCCACGGCATTACCCGATATGGCGAAAAGCTTTGGCGTACAGGCGGTCGATCTTAATCTCGGGATCAGCGCCTATCTGATCACCCTGGCGGTACTTATTCCGGCCAGCGGCTGGATCGCCGATCGCTTTGGCGCGCGTAAGGTGTTTACCCTTGCCCTGGCGATCTTCACTCTCGCCTCGGTGCTGTGCGGTCTCGCCACCAGCGTGGATCAGTTCATCGCCATGCGCGTACTGCAGGGAATGGGCGGTGCATTAATGGTGCCGGTAGGCCGCCTTGCCGTATTGCGCACCACGCCCAAGCACCTGTTGATTACCGCCATCGCCACCCTCACCTGGCCCGCGCTGGTGGCACCCATCATCGGCCCGCCGCTGGGGGGCTTTATTACCAGCTATGCTAACTGGCGCTGGATCTTCTTTATTAACGTGCCGTTAGGGCTAATAGCTATCGTGCTGGCGCTGCGCATTATTCCCGATATCTATGAAGAGATCCGTCGCCCGTTCGATACGCCGGGCTTTATCGCCACCTCGGTGGCGATGGTGAGCCTGGTCTATGCCATGGAGATGATGGGGGCGCAGGAGGTGAATACAGGCGTGACCCTTGCACTGCTGGCAACAGGGATGGTGACCATGATTTATGCCCTGCGCCATTTCCGGCGCACCGAGTGGCCAATGATCCGTCTTGATGCCCTGCAGGTGCCCACGTTTCGCGTAACGATGTTTGGCGGCTCGCTGTTTCGCGCCTCCATCAGCGCCGTGCCGTTTTTGCTGCCGCTGCTTTTTCAGGTGGGCTTTGGCATGGATGCCTTCCACTCCGGTTTGCTGGTGCTGGCGGTATTCGTCGGTAACCTGACCATCAAACCCGCCACCACGCCACTGCTGCGCGGGCTGGGGTTTAAAAAGTTGCTGCTGATCAACGGCGCGCTGAACGTGCTGGCCCTGCTGGCCTGCGCTTTCCTGACCCCGCAAACCCCGGTGTGGGTTATCATGCTGGTGCTCTATCTCGGCGGCTTGTTCCGTTCCATTCAGTTTACCGCCATCAGCACCCTTGCCTTTGCGGATGTGCCTTCGCCGCAAATGAGCTATGCCAACACCCTATTTTCCACCGCCACCCAGCTGGCAGTGGGGCTGGGGATCACCCTCGGCGCCATCGGGATCCGCATCGGCGAACTGTGTAGCGAATGGCTGGGGATGGCGTCGCTACCGGGCATCAGCTTCCGGCTGGCGTTTGTGGCGATTGCGCTGGTCTGTCTGCTGGGGATGGTCGATACCCTGCGGCTGGTAAAAGATGCCGGCAGTGCGGTATCCAGAAAAGAGGCATAA